The genomic interval GGGGTGCGCGTCGTCGACGAGGTGTCCGGAGAGACTCTGAACGTCTCTGCCCGCGTGGTGATCAACGCGACGGGCGCGTGGGCCGACGTACTGCGCAGCAAGGTCGCGGGCGAGCGCAAGGTGCGCCCCCTGCGCGGGAGCCACCTGGTGCTGCCCCGCGCGCGGCTGCCCCTCGACGAGGTCATCGGCTTCCCGCACCCCGAGGACAAGCGCCCGGTGTTCGTGTACCCGTGGGAGGGGGCGACGATCGTCGGCACGACCGACCTGGACCACCGCGCTTCGCTGAACGAAGAGCCGCGCATCAGCAAAGAGGAGCTGCGCTACTTGCTGAGCGCCGCGCAGCGCGAGTTCCCCGACGCGGAGCTCGGGCGCGAGGACATCGTCGCCACGTGGGCCGGCGTGCGGCCGGTCGTGGCGTCGGGCAAGGGTGTCGATCCCAGCAAGGAGCGGCGCGACCACGTGGTGTGGGACGACCACGGCCTGATCAGCGTGACCGGCGGCAAGCTGACGACGTTCCGGCTGATCGCGCTCGACGCGCTGCAGCGCGCCGCCCGTCACGTGCCGGGCCTCGACGCCCGCGACACGCGTGAGCCGACATTCCGACGCGCGCCGATCACGGGCCCGACCGCGCTATCGCGCCACGTGCGCGAGCGTCTCGAGGGGCGCTACGGACCGTTGCTGCCGCGCTTCCTGAGCGAGATGCCCGCGGACGAGCTGGTGCCCATCGGAGACACCGAAACCCTGGTAGCCGACCTGCGCTGGGCCGCGCGACACGAAGCCGTGGTGCGCCTCGAAGACCTCCTGCTGCGCCGCACGCGCCTCGGCCTCCTGCTTCCCGACGGTGCGAGCGCGCACGCCACGCCGATCAAGCGCGCCGTTCAGTCCGAGCTGGGCCTCGATGACGACGCCTACGGCCATGCGTGGGACACGTACCTCACGCTCGTGAGGGACAGGTACGGCCTCCCGGGCGAGGCGCGCGAGGCGCGCGAGGCGGTAGGGTGACTCCCACGCGGTGACTCTTGCGGACGGAGGGCCCGCGCCGCCATGATGACCGCTCGGTGTGGGACACGCCCCAACGGATGGAGCACAGAGCGAATGAAGATTCTCCTCGCGGATGACGACGCGGTCGCCAGGCTGACCCTGACGAAGATCTTGGAGCACCTGGGCCACGAAGTGCTCTCGGCCTCCGATGGTGAGGAAGCGCTCGCGATCCTGGAGGGAGCTGCTGCGCCGCGGCTCGTGGTGCTCGATTGGGTCATGCCGGGGTTGGACGGGGTCACGCTGTGTCGTCGCATCCGCGCCCGGACACGAGCGCCCTACACCTACATCGTGATGGTCAGCGCCAAGTCGCGCCGCGACGACGTCCTCGAGGCCATGGCGGCCGGCGCGGACGACTTCGTGTCCAAGCCCTACTCCTTGAAGAGCATGGCGGCGCGCATCGCCGTCGGGGAACGCGTCCTGGACCAGAGCCGGACGTCGCCCGCCGAGGCGCTGCGCACCTTCGAGGCAGCGCTGACGAGCCAGACTGGTGGCGAGGTGGTGGCGCGCGCAGGAGACGCCGTGGGGCGGGTCCACATCGCGGCGGGACAGATCGTGTGGGCACACCTGTCGACGGAGTCTGGCTCGCTGCAGGACGTGGTGGCGGACTTGGTGCCTCTCTCGCGCGACGAGGCGCTCAGCGTGGTCGAGGAGGCGCGTACGTCAGGCAAGAGTTTTGGCGAGGTGTTGGTCGACTGGCAGTTCGTCGAGGCCGACCGGCTGCGCAGCTGCCTGCAGGCGTGGATCGCGAAGAAGCTGACGGCGATCCTCTCCCTCGACGAGCTGAGCACCTTCTTCGTGCCCGCCACGCGCAAGCTCGCGCCCTCCGCGTTCGGGTTCGACTGGTCGGAGGTCAGCACACTGGCGCTCGGCGAAGCGACCGGGCCTCGCGGCGCGGCGAGCAAGCGGTCGATCAGTGGCGTGGGCATCGAGGTCCCCCCGCCGGACGCGCAGATCGTCGAGGCGGTCGAGCAGTTCTCGAAAGCCGAGGGCGTGCTGTCGGTGGCCGCCATCGACCGTGCGCTCGGCAGGACGCTGCACGCAACGGGCGCGCCGCTCGACGAAGGCCTGTACCTGGCGGTGCTGCACGCCATCTCGCTCGCGGAGCTGTCGGAGGGCACCGTCGGCGAAGACCTGATCCTGACCAGCTCGCGCCGCATCTTCCTCGCGCGCGTCATCCCCGCACGCAGCGGCGTCGCGATCTTCACGGTGCTCGAGGGGGACGAGTCGAACCTCGGTCGCGCGCGGGTGCTGTTGAAGCAGGCCGTGGCGTCCATCACCTGAAGCCGCGCGGCGTCGCGGCCGGGTCCCCTTCCCTCAGGCGCACACTGCGGCGACGCGCTGGCCGCGACGCCGAGGGTTGACACACGCACATTAACGTAACATTTAAAGTTACGTGAGAAACGACAGCCGCCTCTCCTCCGTGCTCCACGCGCTCCTGCACATGGCGTCGCACACCGGGCCCATGACCTCGGAGCAGCTGGCCACCTGCATGCAGACCAACCCCGTGGTGGTGCGACGCACCATGGCCGGGCTGCGCGAGGCTGGCATCGTGCGCTCGGAGAAGGGACGCGGTGGCGGCTGGTCCCTCGAACGCGTGCTGGCACACATCACGCTGCGCGATCTGCACGACGCGCTCGGCGAGCCCTCGCTCTTCGCGGTGGGCCACCACCACGCGGAGAGCACGTGCCTGGTGGAGCAAGCCGTCAACGCAGCGCTCGGCGACGTGTTCGAGGAGGCCGAGCGACTCCTCCTCGCCCGTCTGGGCGCGGTCACGCTCGCGCAGCTCGAGCAGGACTTCACGGAGCGCATGGGCCGCGCCGGACACACGCCGGGCGAGCACCACCACGCGCGTCACGCCCCCGGCGGCAAGCACGGCCCCACCGGCCGCAGCCTCCGATGAACCCGGCGGCCAGGCGACGCGCGCGAGAACAGGAACCACCCGATGCCACCCGCACCCGCACCCCTGGAGACACCCATGACCAAGGAGACCAACGACACTCGCGCCCGCAAGTTCCTCGACGACCAGCCCACGTCCCCGTCCGTCGCGTTCGCCTTCGACACCGCGCGCGCCGAGGCGTACGACCGCCAGTTCGAGTCCATCCGCGCCATCACCGGCGCGCTCCACCTCCTCATGCGCATGCACTTCGCGGGTCTCCCGAGCGACGCGCGCATTCTCGTCGTGGGCGCCGGCACCGGCGCTGAGGTGCGCTTCCTCGCGCCGCTCTTCCCAGGCTGGCGCTTCACGCTGGTGGACCCCTCCGAGGCGATGCTGAGCGTGGCGCGGCGGCACGCCGAAGCCGAAGGCTTCCTGGACCGCTGCACCTTCCACGCGGACCTGCTCCCCTCGCTCCCGCCCACGCCGCACCACGCCGCCACCAGCCTGATGGTGTCGCACTTCCTCCTCCATAGGGAAGAGCGCCAGGCCTTCTTCGAAGCCATCGCGGCGCGCCTGCTCCCCGGCGGCTTGCTCGTCACCGCCGACATCGCCGCCGACCCGACCGCCCCCACCTTCGACGCCGTCATGGACCTGTGGATCGACCTCCTCGTCCACGCCGACACCCTGTCCCCCGACGGCCGCGCCAACTACCGCGCCGCCTTCGGCACCAACTTCGCCGCCCACCCCCCGGCCGAAGTCGAGGCGCTCATCCACCGCGCCGGCTTCGCCCCACCCACGCCAAGCTACCAAGCCGCCCTCCTCCGAGCCTGGACCACGACACGCCTCCCCGCCTGAGCCGCCGCAGCCGGACCGGCGACAGCGCCCGTCGCGACGACGCGGTACAGTCCCGCCATGACGTGGACGGAGGCACTCACTCCAGCTCCGCCACACCCATCCTCCACCCGAACCAACCAGCCCCGACCAACCACGTCGGACTCACTCCCGTCCCCCTCCGAAGCCCGAGACGTCGCCGAGGGAGGCGTGCCCCATTTCACGCGCCAAAGGCGCGTAGAAATGGGGGGAGGCACCGCAGGGAGCGCCTGCGCGACCGAGCCCCGGCGCAGGCCGCCACGCCTCCCGCACGCCACGTCGCCAAAGGGCGCATGTTACAACCCGCCCCCATGGGCGCCATGGATCCGATCCTCCCCGAGTTCGACATCCGCGAGTGGCGGCAGAAGCCCTGGCCCACCCGCTACCGCATGGCGTGCCAAGACTGGGTGGTGCGTGGCTACGGCAGCCCGTTGCCGGTCTACATCTTCTACGTACTGAAGGCCGCGCTGTATGTCTGGCTGTGGAGCGTCTTCGTCGCGCGCACGCCGGGCCTCGGGCAGCTCGCCGACATCGGCACCTGGTGGGCCGCGCCCATCGCCATTCAGAAGGCCGTGCTCTTCAGCCTGCTGTTCGAGGTGGTGGGCCTCGGCTGCGACTGCGGTCCACTCGCAGGGCGCTACAACCCACCCTTCGGCTCCGTCCTGCACTTCCTGCGGCCAGGGACGCTCAAGCTGCCGTTCTTCCCGCGCCTCCCGCTGCTCGGCGGCACCAAGCGCACACCCCTCGACGTGCTCCTCTTCGCCGCGCTCCTGGGCGCGCTCCTCTACGCCCTGCTCGCGCCCACGCTCACACCGATGCACGTCGCGCCGGTCGTCGCGCTGGTGCTGCTGTGTGGCGTGACCGACACCACCATCTTCCTGTCCGCGCGCGCCGAGCACTTCCTCACCGCCGCCATCTGCCTGCTCTTCGCCGACGACTGGCTGGCCGGGCTCAAGTGGACCTGGGCCGCCATCTGGTTCTGGGCCGCGGTCTCGAAGCTCACGCCACACTTCCCGCTGGTGGTGTCGGTCATGCAGGCCACCAGCCCGCTCACGCACTTCTTGCCCGCTGTGCGCC from Sandaracinaceae bacterium carries:
- a CDS encoding glycerol-3-phosphate dehydrogenase/oxidase, yielding MTATSHNPADSARLRDRRQTLSAIATRREPWDIVVVGGGITGAGIAREAARRGRAVLLVEQRDFAWGTSSRSSKMVHGGLRYLAQADFKLTRDALRERERLLHEAPQLVHRTGYWWPHRKGQFPGPIGLGLALELYDRLAGIRDHRFVRRDEYLRAVPGSNPRGLVGGTYFTDSTVDDARLVLRVLDEAVADGARTLNYARVSELLRTAGQVTGVRVVDEVSGETLNVSARVVINATGAWADVLRSKVAGERKVRPLRGSHLVLPRARLPLDEVIGFPHPEDKRPVFVYPWEGATIVGTTDLDHRASLNEEPRISKEELRYLLSAAQREFPDAELGREDIVATWAGVRPVVASGKGVDPSKERRDHVVWDDHGLISVTGGKLTTFRLIALDALQRAARHVPGLDARDTREPTFRRAPITGPTALSRHVRERLEGRYGPLLPRFLSEMPADELVPIGDTETLVADLRWAARHEAVVRLEDLLLRRTRLGLLLPDGASAHATPIKRAVQSELGLDDDAYGHAWDTYLTLVRDRYGLPGEAREAREAVG
- a CDS encoding response regulator codes for the protein MKILLADDDAVARLTLTKILEHLGHEVLSASDGEEALAILEGAAAPRLVVLDWVMPGLDGVTLCRRIRARTRAPYTYIVMVSAKSRRDDVLEAMAAGADDFVSKPYSLKSMAARIAVGERVLDQSRTSPAEALRTFEAALTSQTGGEVVARAGDAVGRVHIAAGQIVWAHLSTESGSLQDVVADLVPLSRDEALSVVEEARTSGKSFGEVLVDWQFVEADRLRSCLQAWIAKKLTAILSLDELSTFFVPATRKLAPSAFGFDWSEVSTLALGEATGPRGAASKRSISGVGIEVPPPDAQIVEAVEQFSKAEGVLSVAAIDRALGRTLHATGAPLDEGLYLAVLHAISLAELSEGTVGEDLILTSSRRIFLARVIPARSGVAIFTVLEGDESNLGRARVLLKQAVASIT
- a CDS encoding Rrf2 family transcriptional regulator, whose translation is MRNDSRLSSVLHALLHMASHTGPMTSEQLATCMQTNPVVVRRTMAGLREAGIVRSEKGRGGGWSLERVLAHITLRDLHDALGEPSLFAVGHHHAESTCLVEQAVNAALGDVFEEAERLLLARLGAVTLAQLEQDFTERMGRAGHTPGEHHHARHAPGGKHGPTGRSLR
- a CDS encoding class I SAM-dependent methyltransferase, with protein sequence MRMHFAGLPSDARILVVGAGTGAEVRFLAPLFPGWRFTLVDPSEAMLSVARRHAEAEGFLDRCTFHADLLPSLPPTPHHAATSLMVSHFLLHREERQAFFEAIAARLLPGGLLVTADIAADPTAPTFDAVMDLWIDLLVHADTLSPDGRANYRAAFGTNFAAHPPAEVEALIHRAGFAPPTPSYQAALLRAWTTTRLPA